The following are encoded together in the Naumannella cuiyingiana genome:
- a CDS encoding glutamine synthetase family protein — protein MTGTPTDERLRGMRTLTAVISDTGGVLRAKTAPAHRIEALATSGFGASATWSVFCVDGCVAETEAISPVGDNRLTADLASAVLLPGGFGWAAADLRDQDGAISAYCWRDVVRRQVTRLERIGVAARLGHELEFTLYAADGGPVSPVTGWPPYGAQQHFAHAGFAADVCAALARVGAPVEQFHAEFGAGQVELSLPPADPLTAADRVILARTVIGRVAHEHGLLTSFSPQPAPGGSGNGAHLHLSLARDKTPLFAGDGTGVPADGLAAIAGIVTELPAAIAVLAGTVVSGERLQPGSWSGAWAAWGVENREAAVRYIAGGPGTPRGANVEVKCIDGGANPWLATGLVLGLAAHGLESAVSDVAPVQVDPQTLAETERHSRGIVALPTDPQERINAFAASAVVRSILGDALHEAVLAVRRHEARHVDPDGVHERVRYAWSG, from the coding sequence ATGACCGGTACGCCGACGGACGAGCGCCTGCGCGGGATGCGCACCCTGACCGCCGTGATCAGCGACACCGGCGGCGTGCTGCGCGCCAAGACCGCGCCCGCGCACCGGATCGAGGCACTGGCGACCTCGGGCTTCGGAGCCTCGGCGACCTGGTCGGTCTTCTGCGTCGACGGTTGCGTCGCCGAGACCGAGGCGATCAGCCCGGTCGGCGACAACCGGCTCACCGCCGATCTCGCCAGCGCCGTGCTGTTGCCCGGCGGGTTCGGCTGGGCGGCTGCCGACCTGCGCGATCAGGACGGTGCCATCTCTGCCTACTGCTGGCGTGACGTCGTGCGCCGCCAGGTCACGCGGTTGGAACGGATCGGCGTCGCCGCACGGCTCGGACACGAGCTGGAGTTCACCCTGTACGCCGCCGACGGTGGCCCGGTCAGCCCGGTCACGGGCTGGCCGCCCTATGGCGCCCAGCAGCACTTCGCCCACGCGGGATTCGCTGCCGATGTCTGCGCGGCGCTCGCCCGGGTCGGTGCGCCGGTCGAGCAGTTCCACGCCGAGTTCGGGGCCGGACAGGTCGAGCTGTCGCTGCCGCCTGCCGACCCGCTGACCGCCGCCGACCGAGTGATCCTGGCCCGCACCGTGATCGGCCGGGTCGCGCACGAGCACGGCCTGCTGACCAGCTTCTCCCCACAGCCCGCCCCCGGTGGCAGCGGCAACGGCGCGCACCTGCATCTGTCGCTGGCCCGCGACAAGACGCCCCTGTTCGCCGGCGACGGCACCGGCGTACCGGCCGACGGCCTGGCCGCGATTGCCGGGATCGTCACCGAACTGCCCGCCGCGATCGCCGTGCTCGCCGGCACCGTCGTCTCCGGCGAACGGCTGCAACCGGGCAGTTGGTCGGGCGCGTGGGCCGCGTGGGGTGTGGAGAACCGGGAGGCGGCGGTGCGCTACATCGCCGGTGGCCCGGGCACCCCGCGCGGGGCCAATGTCGAGGTCAAGTGCATCGACGGCGGCGCGAATCCCTGGCTGGCGACCGGGCTGGTGCTGGGTCTGGCCGCGCACGGCCTGGAATCGGCGGTGTCCGACGTCGCGCCGGTCCAGGTCGACCCACAGACCCTGGCCGAGACCGAGCGCCACAGCCGTGGCATCGTCGCCCTGCCCACCGACCCGCAGGAGCGGATCAACGCGTTCGCGGCCAGCGCGGTGGTCAGGTCGATCCTCGGGGACGCGCTGCACGAGGCCGTGCTGGCGGTGCGCCGGCACGAGGCCCGCCATGTCGATCCCGACGGGGTGCACGAGCGGGTGCGCTACGCCTGGTCGGGCTGA
- a CDS encoding response regulator has product MTEPTPRILVVDDEPSLSRALKINLSARGYQVITAADAGAALRAMADAHVDLVLLDLGLPDADGMEVLAGIRGWSSVPIIVLSARQAADDKVEALDAGADDYVTKPFELTELLARIRAGLRHRREAPAEPVLSAGELRIDLARSIVERSGTPVRLTPTEWRLLEILARHPDTLVSQARLLAEVWGPGYEKETHYLRTYFATLRRKLEADPARPVHLITEPGLGYRLVTGRAAAGDA; this is encoded by the coding sequence ATGACGGAGCCCACCCCAAGGATCCTGGTGGTCGACGACGAGCCGTCGCTCAGCCGGGCACTGAAGATCAACCTCTCCGCCCGCGGCTATCAGGTGATCACGGCCGCCGACGCGGGCGCCGCGCTGCGCGCGATGGCCGATGCGCACGTCGATCTGGTACTGCTCGATCTGGGCCTGCCCGATGCCGACGGGATGGAGGTGCTCGCGGGCATCCGGGGCTGGTCGAGCGTACCGATCATCGTGTTGTCCGCGCGGCAGGCGGCCGACGACAAGGTCGAGGCGCTGGACGCCGGCGCCGACGACTATGTGACGAAGCCGTTCGAGCTGACCGAGCTGCTGGCCCGGATCCGGGCCGGGCTGCGCCACCGCCGCGAGGCGCCCGCCGAACCCGTGCTGAGCGCGGGCGAGCTGCGGATCGACCTGGCCCGCTCGATCGTCGAACGGTCGGGTACGCCCGTGCGGCTCACCCCGACCGAGTGGCGGCTGCTGGAGATCTTGGCCCGGCACCCCGACACGCTGGTCAGCCAGGCGCGGCTGCTCGCCGAGGTCTGGGGCCCGGGGTATGAGAAGGAGACGCACTACCTGCGTACCTATTTCGCCACCCTGCGCCGCAAGCTCGAGGCCGACCCCGCCCGTCCCGTGCACCTGATCACCGAGCCCGGGCTCGGCTACCGGCTGGTCACCGGGCGCGCGGCCGCAGGCGACGCGTGA
- a CDS encoding dipeptide/oligopeptide/nickel ABC transporter permease/ATP-binding protein, which produces MISRLGRSRAGWPAFIGVCLLIMLAVTGPIIWGERALAQDPSSALLPPSPDHWFGTDSLGRDLFARVMTASRLSLLMALAANAIGAAVGLGLGIVAAFSRGWLRRLLGRAIDVALSFPDILLAVIVITIVGMGVTGPVVAVGVAMIPGYARLALTLGASVAGRDYVDSARLLGLSGPRILVHYVLRNVAEPLLTSVCTSVGVALLSVSSLSFLGLGVQPPDFDWGAMLTEGVRYFYLSPAWALSSAALIALSGLTFGLLGEALAHGASARNGRRRRRATAPQAAGAGAAPRPGALVDAADLTVTVHEAAEPFDAVKSVSLQVAPGEAVGIVGESSSGKSLTAAAIADLLPPGIGVRAERLALDGQPLAGLPAAGRGRFLFEKVAMIYQDPMAALNPALRIGTQLTEGAIQHRRISRARAEQRARELLAEARLPDPERVMQSYPHELSGGMRQRVMIAMALMSEPKVIIADEPTTALDVTTQAAVLQVLDDARARRDSSLVLISHNLAVVANHVDRIVVMYAGSVMEVIGASVLAEHGPAHPYTLALLRSVVRTDQDRDQPLPSIPGSPASAPTAPGAAGAGGCPFVDRCPDAFEPCHTVPPLITLAVDHSSRCWLHLQDRPDGVAPVAAQR; this is translated from the coding sequence ATGATCTCCAGGCTGGGACGGTCCCGCGCCGGCTGGCCGGCGTTCATCGGCGTCTGCTTGTTGATCATGCTCGCCGTGACGGGGCCGATCATCTGGGGCGAACGGGCGCTTGCCCAGGACCCGAGCAGCGCCCTGCTGCCACCGAGCCCCGATCACTGGTTCGGCACCGACTCGCTCGGCCGCGACCTGTTCGCGCGGGTGATGACCGCAAGCCGGCTGTCGCTGCTGATGGCGCTGGCCGCCAATGCCATCGGTGCCGCCGTCGGCCTCGGCCTCGGCATCGTCGCCGCCTTCTCCCGCGGCTGGCTGCGCCGCCTGCTCGGCCGGGCGATCGATGTGGCCCTGAGCTTTCCCGACATCCTCCTCGCGGTCATCGTGATCACGATCGTCGGGATGGGAGTCACCGGCCCGGTGGTCGCCGTCGGCGTGGCGATGATTCCCGGCTATGCCCGGCTGGCGCTGACCCTGGGTGCGTCGGTCGCGGGCCGCGACTATGTGGATTCGGCTCGGCTGCTGGGGCTGAGCGGGCCGCGGATCCTGGTGCACTATGTGCTCCGCAATGTGGCCGAACCGCTGCTGACCTCGGTCTGCACGAGTGTCGGCGTGGCGCTGTTGTCGGTCTCCTCGCTCAGCTTCCTCGGCCTCGGCGTGCAGCCGCCCGACTTCGACTGGGGCGCGATGCTGACCGAGGGCGTGCGGTACTTCTACCTGTCGCCGGCCTGGGCGCTGTCCTCGGCTGCGCTGATCGCCCTCTCCGGCCTCACCTTCGGTCTGCTCGGTGAGGCGCTCGCCCACGGCGCCAGCGCCCGGAACGGCCGACGCCGGCGCCGGGCCACCGCCCCGCAGGCCGCCGGGGCCGGTGCCGCGCCCCGGCCCGGCGCGCTGGTCGATGCCGCAGACCTGACGGTGACCGTGCACGAGGCCGCCGAACCGTTCGACGCGGTGAAATCGGTCTCTCTGCAGGTGGCACCCGGTGAAGCGGTCGGCATCGTCGGCGAGTCCAGCAGCGGCAAGTCGTTGACGGCAGCCGCGATCGCCGATCTGCTGCCTCCCGGCATCGGGGTGCGCGCCGAGCGGCTGGCCCTCGACGGCCAGCCGCTGGCCGGCCTGCCCGCAGCGGGCCGCGGCCGGTTCCTGTTCGAGAAGGTCGCCATGATCTATCAGGACCCGATGGCCGCGTTGAATCCCGCGCTGCGGATCGGTACGCAACTGACCGAGGGCGCGATCCAGCACCGGCGGATCTCTCGCGCCCGGGCCGAGCAGCGGGCGAGGGAACTGCTGGCGGAGGCGCGGCTGCCCGATCCCGAGCGGGTCATGCAGAGCTATCCGCACGAACTGAGCGGCGGAATGCGCCAGCGCGTGATGATCGCGATGGCGCTGATGTCCGAGCCGAAGGTGATCATCGCCGACGAGCCCACGACGGCCCTGGACGTGACGACCCAGGCCGCCGTGCTGCAGGTGCTCGACGACGCCCGGGCACGGCGCGACTCCTCCCTCGTGCTGATCTCGCACAATCTGGCGGTGGTTGCCAACCACGTGGACCGGATCGTCGTGATGTACGCGGGATCGGTGATGGAGGTGATCGGCGCCTCGGTGCTCGCCGAGCACGGGCCCGCGCATCCCTACACGCTGGCGCTGCTGCGCAGCGTGGTGCGTACCGATCAGGACCGCGACCAGCCACTGCCGTCGATCCCGGGCAGTCCGGCATCGGCTCCGACCGCTCCGGGAGCGGCCGGAGCCGGCGGCTGTCCGTTCGTGGACCGCTGCCCGGATGCCTTCGAGCCCTGCCACACCGTGCCGCCGCTGATCACTCTGGCGGTCGATCATTCCTCGCGTTGCTGGCTGCATCTGCAGGATCGCCCGGACGGGGTGGCGCCGGTCGCGGCCCAGCGATGA
- a CDS encoding DUF4118 domain-containing protein, producing the protein MTGGDRRGELRVLLGAAPGVGKTYAMLNEGRRRAARGTDVVVGFVETHGRARTAEQVAGLEVIARRTVAHRGAEFTEMDVDAILAREPQVVLVDELAHTNVPGSRHARRCADVEELLAAGIDVITTVNVQHLESLNDVVESITGIRQNETVPDAVVRAADQIELVDMAPEALRRRMAHGNVYPAERVDAALHNYFRPGNLAALRELALLWVADRVDAGLARYRTEHRIDAPWPTRDRVVVALSGGPEGAALIRRGARTAGKGVGGELHAVYVARSDGLAHRDSRALHDQRALVEDLAGTFHTLTGDDPAEAVLEYARSVNATSIVVGQSRRRSWQRLVRTPVSARIVGGSGDIDCQIVTHDWVGSGANPTPRQLSLRRRLIGAVLAVVLPVLLTAFFAASPALQGHQVSLVSFLAATVLVALVGGLVPAIVAALLSSMLINFFFTDPRYTLTIADPLNVAGLIIFVVVAVAVSLVVGGAARRARQAAEARAEADTLLALTTDTLRPEASVSSVLARIQETFRQRVVLLRHRDSDTAPWVVEARAGGTAEGAPDTELALDDRRSFALHGRGLTPAEQRVLTAFGNQVMAQLERHDLAAEAGQARELAARNAFQTSLLAAVSHDLRTPLASIKAGLGGVLAEDVDLPEHHRRELLIMADESADRLSRLIGNLLDMTRLQTQEMAVQRRRVLVDEVLRGALAGADADAVSVDQRGQLLLIDTDRGLAERILANVVDNAVRHQPPGQPVRVDIAALPEQDRVEVRVIDHGPGVSADVRGRMFRAFQRAGDAPAGSGLGLGLAVAAGFADAVGARIQAEDTPGGGLTMIISFPAGQAR; encoded by the coding sequence GTGACGGGAGGCGACCGCCGGGGCGAGCTGCGGGTCCTGCTCGGGGCCGCCCCGGGTGTGGGCAAGACCTACGCGATGCTGAACGAGGGCCGGCGGCGCGCCGCCCGCGGCACCGACGTGGTGGTCGGGTTCGTCGAGACCCATGGCCGGGCCCGCACGGCCGAGCAGGTGGCGGGGCTGGAGGTGATCGCGCGCCGGACCGTCGCCCACCGCGGCGCGGAGTTCACCGAGATGGATGTCGACGCGATCCTCGCCCGCGAGCCGCAGGTGGTGCTGGTCGACGAGCTGGCCCACACGAATGTGCCCGGGTCGCGGCACGCGCGCCGCTGCGCCGATGTCGAGGAACTGCTCGCGGCGGGCATCGACGTGATCACCACCGTGAACGTGCAGCACCTGGAGTCCCTGAACGATGTGGTCGAGTCGATCACCGGCATCCGACAGAACGAGACCGTGCCGGATGCCGTGGTCCGGGCCGCCGACCAGATCGAGCTCGTCGACATGGCGCCGGAGGCGCTGCGCCGCCGGATGGCGCACGGCAATGTCTACCCGGCCGAGCGCGTCGATGCCGCGCTGCACAACTATTTCCGGCCGGGCAACCTGGCCGCGCTGCGGGAGCTGGCGCTGCTCTGGGTGGCCGATCGGGTCGATGCCGGGCTGGCCCGCTACCGGACCGAGCACCGGATCGACGCGCCCTGGCCGACCCGGGACCGGGTGGTCGTCGCGCTCTCCGGCGGACCCGAGGGTGCGGCGCTGATCCGCCGCGGCGCGCGTACCGCGGGGAAGGGCGTGGGCGGCGAGCTGCACGCCGTCTACGTTGCCCGCAGCGACGGGCTGGCCCACCGCGATTCCCGGGCCCTGCATGATCAGCGGGCGCTGGTCGAGGACCTCGCCGGCACCTTCCACACCTTGACCGGCGACGATCCGGCCGAGGCGGTGCTGGAGTACGCCCGGAGCGTGAACGCCACCTCGATCGTGGTCGGACAGTCGCGCCGCCGGTCCTGGCAGCGGCTCGTCCGGACGCCGGTCAGTGCCCGCATCGTCGGCGGCTCGGGCGACATCGACTGTCAGATTGTCACCCACGACTGGGTGGGCAGCGGGGCGAATCCCACGCCCCGCCAGCTCAGCCTGCGGCGGCGGTTGATCGGCGCCGTGCTTGCCGTGGTCCTGCCGGTGCTGCTGACGGCCTTCTTCGCCGCCTCCCCCGCGCTGCAGGGCCACCAGGTGTCGCTGGTCAGCTTCCTCGCCGCGACGGTGCTGGTCGCGCTGGTCGGCGGGCTGGTGCCGGCGATCGTCGCGGCGCTGCTGAGCAGCATGTTGATCAACTTCTTCTTCACCGATCCGCGCTACACCCTGACCATCGCCGATCCGTTGAATGTGGCCGGGCTGATCATCTTCGTCGTGGTGGCGGTCGCGGTCTCGCTGGTGGTCGGCGGTGCGGCACGACGGGCCCGGCAGGCCGCCGAGGCCAGGGCCGAGGCCGACACGCTGCTGGCGCTGACCACCGACACCCTGCGACCCGAGGCGTCGGTCTCCTCGGTGCTGGCCCGGATCCAGGAGACCTTCCGGCAGCGGGTCGTGCTGTTGCGCCATCGCGACAGCGACACCGCACCCTGGGTGGTGGAGGCGCGGGCGGGCGGCACCGCCGAGGGGGCGCCGGACACCGAGCTGGCACTGGACGACCGGCGCTCGTTCGCGCTGCACGGCCGCGGGTTGACCCCGGCCGAGCAGCGGGTGCTGACCGCATTCGGCAACCAGGTGATGGCCCAGTTGGAGCGCCACGACCTCGCCGCCGAGGCCGGCCAGGCCCGCGAGCTGGCCGCCCGGAACGCCTTCCAGACCTCGCTGCTGGCCGCGGTCTCACACGATCTGCGGACCCCGCTGGCCTCGATCAAGGCGGGCCTCGGCGGCGTCCTGGCCGAGGACGTGGACCTGCCCGAACACCACCGCCGCGAGTTGTTGATCATGGCCGACGAGAGCGCGGACCGACTGTCGCGGTTGATCGGGAATCTGCTCGACATGACCCGCCTGCAGACCCAGGAGATGGCGGTGCAGCGCCGCCGCGTACTGGTCGACGAGGTGTTGCGCGGCGCGCTCGCCGGCGCGGATGCGGATGCCGTCTCGGTGGACCAGCGCGGCCAGTTGCTGCTGATCGACACCGACCGGGGGCTCGCCGAGCGGATCCTCGCCAATGTGGTGGACAATGCGGTACGCCATCAGCCACCCGGGCAGCCGGTCCGCGTCGACATCGCCGCGCTGCCCGAACAAGATCGCGTGGAGGTGCGGGTGATCGATCATGGTCCGGGCGTCAGCGCCGATGTCCGCGGACGGATGTTCCGGGCATTCCAGCGCGCCGGCGATGCGCCGGCCGGGTCGGGCCTCGGGCTCGGGTTGGCCGTCGCCGCCGGATTCGCCGACGCGGTCGGCGCCCGGATCCAGGCCGAGGACACACCGGGCGGCGGGCTGACGATGATCATCTCGTTCCCGGCAGGGCAGGCCCGATGA
- a CDS encoding amidohydrolase family protein has product MNAAETLAEYAESLPLVDHHVHGALRKAPDRAEFEELLTERAGGNGFDTQLGFAVRRWCAPLLGLEPSADAEAYLAARVALGETEVARRLLAAAGTDTLLIDTGFAAAGLLGIEEMAALTGQRVAEVLRLEALAEDLLAEDPSPSDFLDRFPAALAETDAIAFKSVMAYRSGFDVPAERPSRAALLAALDRYAAAGAGRLTDPVLLRQLQWWAIDAGRPLQLHCGYGDADLDLRLADPLLLTPWLRAVEGSGVPIMLLHNYPYHRQAGYLAEVFGSVYFDVGLAITHSGAASRAVIAESLEVAPFGKQLYSSDAFGLPELHLLGARLWRRGMAAVLAGFVDAGEWELADARRVLALIGRENAVAVYGL; this is encoded by the coding sequence ATGAACGCCGCCGAAACGCTGGCCGAGTACGCGGAGAGCCTGCCGCTGGTCGATCATCATGTGCACGGTGCGCTGCGGAAGGCTCCGGACCGCGCGGAGTTCGAGGAGCTGCTGACCGAGCGGGCCGGCGGCAACGGGTTCGACACGCAACTGGGCTTCGCGGTTCGTCGGTGGTGCGCGCCGCTGCTCGGGCTGGAGCCGTCGGCGGATGCCGAGGCGTACCTCGCCGCGCGGGTGGCGCTCGGGGAGACCGAGGTGGCCCGGCGGCTGCTTGCCGCCGCCGGGACCGACACGCTGCTGATCGACACCGGCTTCGCCGCCGCCGGCCTGTTGGGCATCGAGGAGATGGCGGCGCTGACCGGGCAGCGGGTGGCCGAGGTGCTGCGGCTGGAGGCCCTGGCCGAGGACCTGCTCGCGGAGGACCCGAGCCCGAGCGACTTCCTGGATCGCTTTCCGGCGGCGCTGGCCGAGACGGATGCGATCGCGTTCAAGAGCGTGATGGCGTACCGCTCGGGCTTCGACGTGCCCGCCGAGCGCCCGTCGCGCGCGGCATTGCTGGCCGCCCTGGACCGGTACGCCGCGGCCGGCGCCGGGCGGCTGACGGACCCGGTCCTGCTGCGGCAGTTGCAGTGGTGGGCGATCGATGCGGGGCGGCCGTTGCAACTGCACTGCGGCTACGGCGATGCCGATCTTGATCTTCGGCTGGCCGACCCGTTGCTGCTGACTCCGTGGCTGCGAGCGGTCGAGGGATCGGGCGTACCGATCATGTTGCTGCACAACTACCCCTATCACCGGCAGGCGGGCTATCTGGCCGAGGTCTTCGGATCGGTCTACTTCGATGTCGGGTTGGCGATCACCCACTCCGGTGCGGCGAGCCGGGCCGTGATCGCGGAATCGCTCGAGGTGGCACCGTTCGGCAAGCAGCTCTATTCCTCCGATGCCTTCGGGCTGCCCGAGTTGCACCTGTTGGGTGCGCGGTTGTGGCGGCGCGGGATGGCGGCCGTGCTCGCGGGATTCGTCGACGCGGGGGAGTGGGAGCTCGCCGACGCCCGACGGGTGCTGGCGTTGATCGGCCGGGAGAATGCCGTGGCCGTCTACGGCCTGTGA
- the menC gene encoding o-succinylbenzoate synthase — translation MRIVNAELHQVELPLRSAFRTSFGHEVTHALGLLRIETEDAVGWGECVAPALPHYSSEYLGAELDVIERHLLPLIGERELRAATIAEDLHRIRGHRMAKSCVETAVLDAELRGRGDSLSTELGGVRERVPCGVSVGIQPSIGELLDIVAGYLAAGYLRIKLKIEPGWDLEPVAAVREKFGPDLILQADANAAYELSDLPHLRRLDRHEMIMLEQPLASDELLGHAELAAAMTTPICLDESITSARAALTALRLGACSVINIKPGRVGGYLESRRIHDLCRSWGVQVWCGGMLESGIGRAANLALASLPGFTLPNDISATERYYERDLTEPFTIADGQMAVPTGPGIGIDPDPAALADFTVRTSTIR, via the coding sequence ATGCGCATCGTGAATGCCGAGCTTCATCAGGTCGAGCTGCCGCTGCGGTCGGCGTTCCGGACCTCGTTCGGGCACGAGGTCACCCACGCCCTCGGCCTGCTCCGAATCGAGACCGAAGATGCGGTCGGCTGGGGCGAGTGTGTCGCCCCGGCGCTGCCGCACTACTCCAGTGAGTACCTTGGGGCCGAGCTGGACGTCATCGAGCGGCACCTGTTGCCGCTGATCGGCGAGCGCGAGCTGCGCGCCGCCACCATCGCCGAGGATCTGCATCGGATCCGCGGCCATCGGATGGCCAAGTCGTGCGTGGAGACGGCCGTGCTCGATGCGGAGCTGCGCGGCCGGGGCGACTCGCTGTCCACCGAGCTGGGCGGGGTGCGCGAGCGCGTACCGTGCGGCGTCAGTGTCGGGATCCAACCCTCGATCGGCGAACTGCTCGACATCGTTGCGGGCTACCTGGCTGCCGGCTACCTGCGGATCAAGCTGAAGATCGAGCCCGGCTGGGACCTGGAGCCCGTCGCCGCGGTCCGGGAGAAGTTCGGGCCCGACCTGATCCTGCAGGCCGATGCCAATGCGGCCTACGAGCTGTCCGATCTGCCACATCTGCGCCGCCTCGACCGCCACGAAATGATCATGCTGGAACAGCCACTGGCCTCCGACGAGCTGCTCGGACACGCCGAACTGGCGGCCGCGATGACGACCCCGATCTGCCTGGACGAGTCGATCACCTCCGCGCGCGCCGCGCTCACCGCGCTGCGGCTGGGCGCCTGTTCGGTGATCAACATCAAGCCGGGCCGGGTCGGTGGCTACCTGGAGTCGCGGCGGATCCATGATCTGTGCCGGAGCTGGGGAGTGCAGGTCTGGTGCGGTGGGATGCTGGAGTCCGGGATCGGCCGGGCGGCCAATCTGGCGCTCGCCAGCCTGCCCGGATTCACGCTGCCGAACGACATCTCGGCCACCGAGCGCTACTACGAACGCGACCTGACCGAGCCGTTCACCATCGCCGACGGGCAGATGGCGGTGCCGACCGGGCCGGGCATCGGCATCGATCCGGATCCCGCCGCGCTCGCGGACTTCACCGTCCGGACGAGCACGATCCGATGA
- a CDS encoding PucR family transcriptional regulator, whose translation MGADQAAVEPDAAAPLFSAETLAAAARALHIRTLSGVCRGCSGLHIVDRHDDTTIPPGALVLAVGVGPDSPEAAALVARSSGVIFRRSGYVEPFDAEAWVGLVPAGTDWGRLYAGLTERLWTSRAGDQRARLPEGNIGSLYALADALAGALDGAVTIVDWEGRLAAYSNHELEDLDEIRSASLRGRTSAQLPPDVAGVWPPARTIAADTFYYPAVPHRDLHARLQARIRLGDQVVGFISVIRRDNRESAADLEIAQEAARIAGILFSEASEISASASDVAALLFDGEIAPSVLDRVPASAARPLSVIAFGRPDQQDWESRADRAARLLRVHLAAKSVPSVVHSTDQVLYACLSVPAGDDKDRVLELARSTGTFLREILAADLRAGIGTPVATWAQVPRARWEAEQAMRVTPAATGDRLSLTPFATVVHEVVLNQLRDLALGRDALLAGPVRQLRAHDEENDTDYVATLRTYLDVQPMGIPTAAGQLFVHPNTVRYRLRRIQEITGLDLDDPVQRLIAHLQTYLIAGPRPAPPRPGDPADAASNARNDRPPE comes from the coding sequence ATGGGCGCGGATCAGGCGGCGGTCGAGCCCGATGCCGCCGCGCCGCTGTTCAGCGCCGAGACGCTCGCCGCGGCGGCCCGGGCCCTGCACATCCGCACGCTGAGCGGCGTCTGCCGCGGCTGTTCGGGGCTGCACATCGTTGATCGCCATGACGACACAACCATCCCGCCCGGCGCCCTGGTGCTGGCCGTGGGCGTCGGACCGGACTCACCCGAGGCCGCCGCCCTGGTGGCGCGTAGCAGCGGCGTGATCTTTCGCCGGTCCGGTTACGTGGAGCCCTTCGATGCCGAGGCCTGGGTCGGGCTGGTTCCCGCCGGCACGGACTGGGGACGGCTGTACGCCGGGCTGACCGAGCGGCTGTGGACCAGCCGCGCCGGCGACCAGCGGGCACGGCTGCCCGAGGGCAATATCGGCTCGCTGTACGCGTTGGCCGATGCCCTCGCGGGGGCACTGGACGGCGCCGTCACCATCGTCGACTGGGAGGGCCGGCTCGCGGCGTACTCCAACCACGAGCTGGAAGACCTCGACGAGATCCGCTCGGCGTCGCTGCGCGGCCGGACCAGCGCCCAGCTGCCACCCGATGTCGCGGGAGTCTGGCCGCCGGCCCGGACGATCGCCGCCGACACGTTCTACTACCCCGCCGTCCCGCACCGCGACCTGCACGCGCGACTGCAGGCCAGGATCCGGCTCGGCGACCAGGTGGTCGGATTCATCTCGGTGATCCGGCGTGACAACCGCGAGTCCGCAGCCGACCTGGAGATCGCCCAGGAGGCCGCCAGGATCGCCGGCATCCTGTTCAGCGAGGCATCGGAGATCTCGGCCTCGGCATCCGATGTCGCTGCGCTGTTGTTCGACGGCGAGATCGCGCCGTCGGTTCTCGACCGCGTCCCGGCGAGCGCCGCGCGGCCGCTGAGCGTGATCGCGTTCGGCCGACCGGACCAGCAGGACTGGGAGTCGCGGGCGGACCGGGCAGCGCGACTGCTGCGGGTGCATCTGGCGGCGAAGTCGGTGCCGTCGGTGGTGCACTCGACCGACCAGGTGCTCTACGCCTGCCTGTCGGTTCCGGCAGGCGACGACAAGGACCGGGTGTTGGAGCTTGCGCGAAGCACCGGGACGTTCCTGCGGGAGATCCTCGCCGCCGACCTGCGCGCGGGCATCGGTACGCCCGTCGCCACCTGGGCCCAGGTCCCGCGGGCCCGCTGGGAGGCAGAGCAGGCCATGCGGGTGACCCCCGCCGCGACGGGGGATCGGTTGTCGCTGACCCCGTTCGCGACCGTCGTGCACGAGGTGGTCCTGAACCAGCTCCGCGACCTTGCGCTGGGTCGCGACGCGCTGCTCGCGGGTCCGGTACGCCAACTCCGGGCCCATGACGAGGAGAACGACACCGACTACGTCGCCACCCTGCGTACCTATCTCGACGTCCAGCCGATGGGCATCCCCACGGCGGCGGGCCAGCTCTTCGTGCATCCCAACACGGTCCGCTACCGGCTGCGCCGGATCCAGGAGATCACCGGGCTGGATCTGGACGACCCGGTGCAGCGGTTGATCGCGCACCTGCAGACCTACCTCATCGCTGGGCCGCGACCGGCGCCACCCCGTCCGGGCGATCCTGCAGATGCAGCCAGCAACGCGAGGAATGATCGACCGCCAGAGTGA